ATTACACTACCTTTTATATGGAACACTACCTGCACTTGATGTATATAATAGACCAAAATGGGCTTATGGACTTAGAATTCATGATTTATGTGAAAGAAGAGGGCATTTTGACGCAGGTGAATTTGTAGAAGAGTTTGGTGATGAGGGTGCAAAAAAAGGCTACTGTTTATATAAAGTAGGTTGTAAAGGACCTTATACTTTTAATAACTGTTCAAAAAACAAGTTCAACTCTCATATGTCTTGGCCTATTCAAGCTGGTCATGGATGTATTGGTTGTTCTGAACCTGATTTCTGGGATACAATGGGACCATTTGAAGAACCTGTTGCTGATAGATTATACAATACAGTTTTTGGCGGTTTAGGTGCTGATGCAACTGCTGATAGAATTGGAGTTGGACTATTAACTGTGACAGGTATTGGTATAGCAGCTCATGCAGCAATATCTAAATTTAAAAACCCAAAAGAAGATGAGGAGTAAAAGATGGCAAATAAAAGAGTAATAGTTGACCCAATTACAAGAATTGAAGGACATTTAAGAATTGAAGTAGAAGTAGATGAAAATAATGTAATTCAAAAAGCTTACTCAACATCAACATTGTGGAGAGGTTTAGAAACAATTGTTAAAAACAGAGATCCAAGAGATGCTGGTTTTTTAATGCAAAGAATTTGTGGAGTTTGTACATATTCTCACTATAGAGCAGGGATTGAAGCAGTTGAAGATGCATTAGGAATTGAACCTCCATTAAATGCAAAATTAACAAGAAGTTTGATGAATCAAGCTTTATTTTTACATGACCATATAATCCACTTTTATCATCTTCATGGTCTTGATTGGGTTGATGTTGTATCTGCACTTAAAGCAGATCCTGCAAAGGCTTCAAAAGAAGCATTTAAATATGCAAAATATCCAATTGGTACAGGTGAAAATGAGTTAAAAGCAGTTCAAGATAAAGTTAAGATATTTGTTGACAAAGGACAACTTGGCCCATTTGCAAATGCATATTGGGGACATGAAACTTATAAATTAACTCCTGAAGAAAATTTAATAGCTTTATCTCACTATTTAAAAGCCTTAGAAATTCAAAGAGAATTAGCAAAAATGATGGCTATATTTGGAGGTAAACAACCACATCCACAAAGTTTAACTGTTGGTGGTGTTACTTGTATTATGGATTTATTAGACCCTTCAAGAATGGGTGAATATTTAACTATATTCAAAATGGCTAAAAACTTCGTAGATAATGCATATTATGCAGATATCTTAATGGCAGGAAAAGCTTTTAAATCTGAGCCTTCTGTTGTACAAAAAAGAGGAGTTATGAACTTCATGTCACATGAAGAGATGCTATTAAATAGAAGTGAATATCTATTTGATACTGGTATTATCATGAATGGTGATTTATCAAAAGTATATCCTATAAATGAAGACTTAATTACAGAAGAAGCTACTCACTCTTGGTATAAAGATAATCAACCTTTACATCCATATGATGGAAAAACAAATCCTAACTATACAGGTTTTGTAGATAAAGACACTGTTGGAATGGATGGAAAAATGGTTCATTCAAAAGCAATTGATGAAAATGGAAAATACTCTTGGATTAAATCTCCAAGATATGATGGTAAAGCAATGGAAGTAGGACCTTTAGCTTCTGTACTTGTATCATATGCTAGTGGAAATAAAAAAATCCAAAAAATTGTAAATGAATTTTTAGAAAAATCAGGTTTACCAACAGAGGCACTATTTACAACGCTTGGAAGAACAGCTGGAAGAATGCTTCAAGTAAAAGCAATTGCAGATAATGGTATGGAAACTTTTAATACTTTAATTGAAAATTTAAAAGTAGATCAAGAGACTTATACTTCTTATAAAATTGATAAAGATAAAGAGTATAAAGGAAGATTTATTGGTGATGTACCAAGAGGTATGCTATCTCATTGGATTAGAATTAAAAATGGAGTAGTAGAAAATTACCAAGCTGTTGTTCCATCAACATGGAATGCAGGTCCAAAAGATGCTAATGGATTAATGGGACCTTATGAATCAAATCTTGTAGGAATGAAAGTTGCAGATATTTCTCAACCTTTAGAAATTATTAGAGTTATTCACAGTTTTGATCCTTGTATTGCTTGTGCAGTTCATGTAATGGATGTTAAGGGTAATAATTTAGGAGTATATAAAGTAGACCCAGTTTATGGGGCGAGCTGTTAGGAGCATATTATGATAAAGAAACACTATGAGTTTTCGTTTTGGCTTAGAGTTACACACTGGGTAAGGGCAATAGCAATTATAATTTTAACAGCTAGTGGTTTTTATATTGCATATCCATTTATTGCTCCAGCACATAATGGAGGAGAACCAGTTAATTTTCTAAATGCATTATTTAGATCATGGCACATAATATTTGGATTTTTATTAATATCAGTTACTCTTGGTAAATTTTATCTATTTTTCTTTGATAAACAAAGTAAAGTTGAAAGAGCTTCATTTAAAGATTTTATTAATCCAAAAGTTTGGATTAATCAAATTAAGTATTATTTGTTAATTGGAAAACATCCACATGGAAAAGGTGTTTATAATCCATTACAATTTATGGCATATGTAGGTGTATATGGTGCTATTATACTTATTTCTTTGACAGGATTGATTTTATATATTCATGTGTATCATCAAGGTATGGGTGGAATGTTATATGATATTTTAAGACCTGTTGAAGCAATGTTTGGTGGATTAGCATGGGTTAGACAATTACATCACATTGCAATGTGGATTTTTATAATTTTCTTACCAATTCACATATATCTTGCAGTATTTAACTCAGTATATGGAAAATCTGGAGCTATGGATTCAATCTTTAGTGGATATAGATGGGTAAAAAAGAAAGATAAATGAATATCTTAATTTTAGGTATAGGAAATATCCTTTTCCAAGATGAGGGTATGGGCGCACACTTTGTTCACTATTTAGATGAAAAATATGAGTTTGAAAGTGAACACAGTAGTGTAAGTATCGTAGATGGTGGAACATTAGCCCATAGGCTAATTCCACTTATTGTTAAGTTTGACCATGTAATTGTAATAGATTGTATTGATGCAAATGATTCAAAGCCAGGAGATATCTATTTTTTTGATTTTGAAAATGCACCAAAAGAGATTGATTGGCAAGGAAGTGCTCATGAAATAGAAATGCTTCAAACACTTAATATGATTCAAATGAATGGAGATTTACCTAAAACGCAAGTTTTAGGTATTATTCCAAAAAGAGTAGCAGATGATACGACTTTTGAATTAAGTGATGAAGTAATAAATGCAACCTCTACAATGGAAAAAACTGTAATAGAACATTTAAAAAGCTTAGAAATAACACCAAAAATAAAAAAAGATGATATAACAATCACGCATATATCACAAGTTTCATATAAAAGAGAGATTATTAATGATCCTAAAATTTAAATTTGACTATAACTCAAATAATAACACTTTAATCTATTTTTTACATACTATTGCAAAGCAAAGTAATTTAGAATATAAAGTAACTAAGAGTAATTTTATAAATTTATTTATCAATGGTAATGAAGATGAACTTACAAAGTTTTCAACAACTTTAAGTTCATCTTTACCAATGTCAATATTTTTTAAAGATAGTACAGCAGAAGTTGTATCACAAATGAGTGATGAGCAAAGTATAGGTTTTGATAATGAAAAAATAAACTTACCATTTTGTTCTTCATGTTTAGAAAAAGTTGAAGATAATACTTCTAAGAATTTTTACAATCCCTTTGTATCTTGTGATATTTGTGGAACAACTTGTGATGTAAATGAATTAAGCTTTCTTGATTTTGATAAACAACAAATTCATTATGAAAACTATGAAGAGTTATTTAAAAAAATAGCCTTTTTATTAAATGATGAAAAAAGTATAAAAATAAAGACTAGATCAGGAAGTTTTGTATTTAAAAAACTAATGAAAACAGAAGAAAATGTAAAACTATTATGTACAAATTTAGCAAATATATCTAAAGTTTTTATTGCAAATAAAGCAGAAGTAGTTGCCCTTGCAAGTATAGAAAAACCTATTATAAATCTAAGGGTAAATGAAGTATTTAAATTAACTAATACTTTAAATCAAGAGTATGCTAATGTAAGATTTGTAAATGATTTGATATTATATTTACTTGCTAAAGAGTTGAAAAATTATGATATAGATTTCTTGATTTATGATGAAACTTCAAAGTTTGATTATGAATTAACTTATGAAAAGCAATTAGAAGCACTTGATATTATGAAAATAAAAATCATTGATGATAAGAATATAATTTTAGAATCAAACTCATATAATAAAGTTTTAGATGATATTTATTCTAAATTTAAAGAGCCTTCAAAAAGCCATTTTATGGTGCTTTTACATGAATATAATTTTTATAATAAATCAATTTTAAATTTTTATTCTTCAACTAAAGAAGATGATAATATCGCCTTATATTCTAAAGATATAGAAGGACTTTTAGATATAGTAAGTTACAAGTTACCAAACTCAATTGAAGAAATTTTTGAAACACTTAAAAAAGATGAAACTGCTTCAAAACTACTTGAAAACTATAAAAATAAATATTCAGATATTTATGAAAATGCAAAAAACTGTGATATATCTTCTCTTAAAACAAATAGTATTTATTCTTATTGGAAAATAATCTCTGTAATTTTAGGTTTTACTTCAAAAATAGAAGAGGATAATGTTCTTTTAAATAATGCAACAGCATGTGTCTTAGATAAAGGTCCTAGAATTGATTATAAACTAAAAGAGAGTGATAAAATTTTTAATAAAGAGTTTTTACTTCATAAATTAATTCAATCTGGCATGAGTTTTAAACTTGCTGGAGTTGATGATAAAACTTTATCTTTAGGTTATGTTGAGAGTTTTGCACACTATATATCAACTTTAATTGATGATATACATAGTGAAGTTAAACTTGATGGAATAAGTTTTACAGGCAATCTTTTTTCTAATGAATTAATTTCTAAATTAGTTCATAAAAGTATTACAAAAAATTTTAAAATATATTATAATAAGGACTTCGTAATACAAAAATAAGAAGTTTTAATGATAAATAGTAAGATAGTAAAAGTTAAAGGAATAGTTCAAGGAGTTGGTTTTCGACCTTTTGTTTATAATCTTTGTAAGAAGTTAAAAATCAATGGTTGGGTAAATAACGATGATGAGGGTGTAAACATAGCTTTAGAGGCTAATGAGTTTTTAATTGAAGAGTTTATAAAACAATTAAAAACTTATTCTCCACCTTTGGCTGTTATTGATTCTTTGAAAATTTTAGATAAAGAGTTTGAAAATTTTAATGACTTTCAAATTATTGAAAGTAAAAATAACTCAAATAAAACTACAATAATTTCTCCAGATATTTCAATTTGTCAAGATTGTATTGATGATATAAATGATGAAAATAATTTCAGATACAATTATGCTTTGACAAATTGTACTAATTGTGGTCCAAGATACTCAATAATAAAAACTGTTCCTTATGATAGAGTTAATACTTCAATGGAAAAGTTTACTTTGTGTCCTTTATGCCAAGAAGAGTATACAGATCCTACTAATAGAAGGTATCATGCACAACCTGTATGTTGTGAGAAGTGCGGTCCAAAATTAGAACTATTTAATAAAGAAAATAAAAAAATACAAAAAGATATTGAAGCAATAAAAAAGATTGCTGCACTAATTAATAATGGAGAAATAGTTGCCATTAAAGGTCTTGGTGGTTTTCATTTGGTTTGTGATGCAACAAATGATAAGGTAGTAGAAGAATTAAGATTAAGAAAAAATAGACCTACAAAACCTTATGCTGTTATGTTTAAAAATATTGAACAAGTATATGATTATGCATTATTTAATGAATTTGAAAAAGATATTATAACTTCAAAAGAAAAACCAATTACACTAGTAAAGAAAAAACAAAATACAAATTTAAGTTCCTTGATCGCACCAAATATAAGTAAAATTGGTGTATTTCTTCCTTATACTCCTTTGCATATTATTTTATTTAAATTTTTAAACAATCCAATTATAGCAACAAGTGCTAATTTAAAAGATGAGCCAATTATAAGGCATAAAGATGAACTTTTATCAAAACTTGGACATGTGGTTGATTTTGTTTTAGATTTTAATAGAGAGATTATAAATGCAGTTGATGATAGTGTTGTTCAAGTGATTAAAGATGATGTAGCTAAATTAAGAAATGCAAGGGGATATACCCCAACTACAATAAAATTAGAAACAAAACAAAATAAAAAGATAATGGCACTAGGAGCAAATCAAAAATCAACTATATCTTTTTGTTTTGAAGATAATATAATTGTTTCTCCTCATATAGGGGATTTAAACTCTATTGAATCCCTTGAATATTTTACAAGAACAGTTGAAACTTTTAAAAGATTTTATGATTTTGAACCTGATGTTATTGTTTGTGATAAGCATCCAAATTATGAAAGCACAAAATGGGCAAGTAAATTAAATATTAAAGTAGTAAAAATACAACATCACTATGCACATATTTTAAGTACTATGGCAGAATATAAGTTAAAAGATAAACTTTTAGGTTTTAGTTTTGATGGCACAGGTTATGGAGATGATGGAAATATTTGGGGTGGAGAAGTCATGCTTGCATCAAAAGAAAATTATAAACGTCTTTTTCATTTTAAATATTTTAAATTACTTGGTGGAGAAAAAGCAGTAAAAGAGCCTAAAAGAGTTGCTTTATCACTTTTATTTGATAATTACACTTTAAATGAATTAAAACAAATGAATATTGCATTATTAAATGAGTTTACAAATATGGAATTAAATAATTTTTATATGATGTGGCAAAAAGAGATTAATGCTCCTCTTACAAGCTCACTTGGAAGAGTTTTTGATGCAATTGCATCTTTATCTAATATTGCACATACTCAATCATATGAGGGTGAAACAGGACTTTTGATTGAAGAGTATTATGATAAAAATATATTAGATTCTTATAAATATAAAATAGAAAATGAAGAAATTGATATTTCAGATATGATAAAAATGATTATAACTGAGTCCAATAAAAAGATTATTTGCTCAAAGTTTATAAATACAATTGTAAAAATTGTAGTTGATATTTCAAATAATTATAATGATTTAGATATTGTCTTAACAGGTGGAGTATTTCAAAATAAAACACTTTTAGAAAAATGCATTGATGAACTTAAAAAAGTGAATAAGAAAGTATTTTTTAATAAAAAAGTCTCTTTAAATGATGGAGGCATTTCAATAGGTCAATTGTATTTTTTAGTTTAAATATTGAAAAAATCCATAAATAATGTAGAAATTGATAAAAAGTTTCAAAAAATAGTGTAAAAATTATCTTTTTTAAATTCTGTTTAGATAAAATCAATATTTGAATTTTAAATAAGGTTGGCTATGAATCAAGTAAAATTTAGTAGATTGGGATTTATCCTAGCTGCGGTTGGATCTGCCGTAGGTTTAGGAAATGTATGGAAATTCCCTTATGTAACAGGTGAATTTGGTGGTGGTGCGTTTGTAATTGTATATTTAATTACAGCACTTTTTATTGGTGTTTTTGTATTAATTGCTGAGCTTTTAATTGGTAAAGTAGGGCAAAGTGATGCAGTTTCTATGTTTGAAAATCTAGCAACAAAACATAAAAAGATTTGGAAGTATGCGGGCTTTATGGCTGTTGTCCCTTTACTTATTCTTTCTTATTATTCTGTTGTAATTGGTTGGATTTTTCATTATGTGGTACTTTCTTTTAATAAACTACCATCAACAGTTAAAGAATCAACTGATAATTTTATGACTTTATTAACATCAGATTATCAAACACAACTTTTTTATCACACAATAGTTTTTGTATTAGTAACACTAATTATTTTAAGAGGTATTAAAGATGGTATTGAAAAAATAAATAAAATATTGATGCCTTTATTAGGTGTTATTTTGGCTATTTTATTTATCTATTCAATAAATGTTGATGCTTTTGGTGATGCAGTTTATTTTATGTTTAACCCTGATTTTTCAAAGATTACTTCATCTGCTATAATTGCGGCAATTGGGCAAGCATTTTATACTTTATCTTTGGGTATGGGTATTATTATTACATATGCAGCATCTTTACCAAAACAAACTAATATTGCAAAATCGGCTGTTACAATCTCTATTATTGATACTGTAGTTGCAATAGTTGCAGGATTAGTAATATTTACATTATTATTTGATAAGGGTGCAGAATCAACAAAAGGTGCAGGTTTAGTATTTATTTCATTACCATCAGTATTTTATGAGTTTGGTGGAGCTGGACAATTTTTAGCATTATTATTCTTTGTTGCTATTGCATTTGCTGGAATTACTTCAGCTATTTCAATGATGGAACCAACTGTATTATATTTAATAGAAAGATATAAAATGACAAGAATGAAAGCTGCAATTATTTGTAGTTTATTCTTTTATATATTAGGTACTATTACTCTTTTCTCAAATATAACTGAGTTTGCACCTGCCTTACAAGTTGGTGAAAAATCATTTTTTGATTGGGTTGATTTTGTTTGCTTTACTATTATTGTACCAATTGGTGGTATATTAGTTGTTGTTTTTGTTGGATACTATATGGATAAAGAAGTTATTAAACAAGAATTAACACCTATTTTAGGAAAGTCATTACTTGCACTATGGTTTTTCATGGTAAGATATGTTATTCCTATTGCACTTATTGCAGTTATTTTAAATGAAACAGGATTGTTTAAATTCTAAGAGGAACTTTTCCTCTTAGTAATATTAATTTCTTTCTTTTACTTTTTTTTCTATTAAAAAAGCTCCAAATGGAATAAGTGAATAAATAAAAAGTTGAAAACCAAAGACTTTATTCCAGTTTAATCTATTCATAGCAAAAAATAATGCAATAGCAAATACTATAAACAATACACCATGAGTCATACCTACTATTTTTACGGGATAGGGATTCTCACCTATGTATTTAATAGGCATTGCAATAAATAGAAGTACTAAATAAGATAATCCTTCGATAAAAGATACTATCCTGAAACTACTTAACATTTTTATCCTTTTTGATTTTGCGTTATTATAGTTAAAGTTTTATTAGTAATGTTTTATATATATTTTTTAATTTTATAATGCTACCTAAATGCTATTTTAGATTGTTAAGATATGAATTAAAATGAGTTTTAAAATAAACAATAACTTATAGTGTATATGAGTTGATTATTTTTTTGTTAATTTGAAGTTATATTAAAAAACTTTTTTTAGGCAATTGCAACTTTAGTAATCATTAAGGGGTGTTCCATGAGTATTTTAAAGAATTTAAATCTTAGAACAAAGATACTTTCAATAGTAATCTTAACAATAGTAACTATTGCAATAATCATTGCTTCTAAATCAATTCTTTCAATTGAAGAGTTGACGCAAAAAAATATCCAAGAATATAAGGATAATGCCTTTGCACAAAAAGAAAATGAATTGAAAAGTTACGTAAGTATGGCACTTAGAAGTGTAAAAAGCTTTTATGAAC
The window above is part of the Malaciobacter marinus genome. Proteins encoded here:
- a CDS encoding nickel-dependent hydrogenase large subunit, whose translation is MANKRVIVDPITRIEGHLRIEVEVDENNVIQKAYSTSTLWRGLETIVKNRDPRDAGFLMQRICGVCTYSHYRAGIEAVEDALGIEPPLNAKLTRSLMNQALFLHDHIIHFYHLHGLDWVDVVSALKADPAKASKEAFKYAKYPIGTGENELKAVQDKVKIFVDKGQLGPFANAYWGHETYKLTPEENLIALSHYLKALEIQRELAKMMAIFGGKQPHPQSLTVGGVTCIMDLLDPSRMGEYLTIFKMAKNFVDNAYYADILMAGKAFKSEPSVVQKRGVMNFMSHEEMLLNRSEYLFDTGIIMNGDLSKVYPINEDLITEEATHSWYKDNQPLHPYDGKTNPNYTGFVDKDTVGMDGKMVHSKAIDENGKYSWIKSPRYDGKAMEVGPLASVLVSYASGNKKIQKIVNEFLEKSGLPTEALFTTLGRTAGRMLQVKAIADNGMETFNTLIENLKVDQETYTSYKIDKDKEYKGRFIGDVPRGMLSHWIRIKNGVVENYQAVVPSTWNAGPKDANGLMGPYESNLVGMKVADISQPLEIIRVIHSFDPCIACAVHVMDVKGNNLGVYKVDPVYGASC
- the cybH gene encoding Ni/Fe-hydrogenase, b-type cytochrome subunit — translated: MIKKHYEFSFWLRVTHWVRAIAIIILTASGFYIAYPFIAPAHNGGEPVNFLNALFRSWHIIFGFLLISVTLGKFYLFFFDKQSKVERASFKDFINPKVWINQIKYYLLIGKHPHGKGVYNPLQFMAYVGVYGAIILISLTGLILYIHVYHQGMGGMLYDILRPVEAMFGGLAWVRQLHHIAMWIFIIFLPIHIYLAVFNSVYGKSGAMDSIFSGYRWVKKKDK
- a CDS encoding HyaD/HybD family hydrogenase maturation endopeptidase, coding for MNILILGIGNILFQDEGMGAHFVHYLDEKYEFESEHSSVSIVDGGTLAHRLIPLIVKFDHVIVIDCIDANDSKPGDIYFFDFENAPKEIDWQGSAHEIEMLQTLNMIQMNGDLPKTQVLGIIPKRVADDTTFELSDEVINATSTMEKTVIEHLKSLEITPKIKKDDITITHISQVSYKREIINDPKI
- the hypF gene encoding carbamoyltransferase HypF — encoded protein: MINSKIVKVKGIVQGVGFRPFVYNLCKKLKINGWVNNDDEGVNIALEANEFLIEEFIKQLKTYSPPLAVIDSLKILDKEFENFNDFQIIESKNNSNKTTIISPDISICQDCIDDINDENNFRYNYALTNCTNCGPRYSIIKTVPYDRVNTSMEKFTLCPLCQEEYTDPTNRRYHAQPVCCEKCGPKLELFNKENKKIQKDIEAIKKIAALINNGEIVAIKGLGGFHLVCDATNDKVVEELRLRKNRPTKPYAVMFKNIEQVYDYALFNEFEKDIITSKEKPITLVKKKQNTNLSSLIAPNISKIGVFLPYTPLHIILFKFLNNPIIATSANLKDEPIIRHKDELLSKLGHVVDFVLDFNREIINAVDDSVVQVIKDDVAKLRNARGYTPTTIKLETKQNKKIMALGANQKSTISFCFEDNIIVSPHIGDLNSIESLEYFTRTVETFKRFYDFEPDVIVCDKHPNYESTKWASKLNIKVVKIQHHYAHILSTMAEYKLKDKLLGFSFDGTGYGDDGNIWGGEVMLASKENYKRLFHFKYFKLLGGEKAVKEPKRVALSLLFDNYTLNELKQMNIALLNEFTNMELNNFYMMWQKEINAPLTSSLGRVFDAIASLSNIAHTQSYEGETGLLIEEYYDKNILDSYKYKIENEEIDISDMIKMIITESNKKIICSKFINTIVKIVVDISNNYNDLDIVLTGGVFQNKTLLEKCIDELKKVNKKVFFNKKVSLNDGGISIGQLYFLV
- a CDS encoding sodium-dependent transporter; the protein is MNQVKFSRLGFILAAVGSAVGLGNVWKFPYVTGEFGGGAFVIVYLITALFIGVFVLIAELLIGKVGQSDAVSMFENLATKHKKIWKYAGFMAVVPLLILSYYSVVIGWIFHYVVLSFNKLPSTVKESTDNFMTLLTSDYQTQLFYHTIVFVLVTLIILRGIKDGIEKINKILMPLLGVILAILFIYSINVDAFGDAVYFMFNPDFSKITSSAIIAAIGQAFYTLSLGMGIIITYAASLPKQTNIAKSAVTISIIDTVVAIVAGLVIFTLLFDKGAESTKGAGLVFISLPSVFYEFGGAGQFLALLFFVAIAFAGITSAISMMEPTVLYLIERYKMTRMKAAIICSLFFYILGTITLFSNITEFAPALQVGEKSFFDWVDFVCFTIIVPIGGILVVVFVGYYMDKEVIKQELTPILGKSLLALWFFMVRYVIPIALIAVILNETGLFKF
- a CDS encoding DUF3817 domain-containing protein gives rise to the protein MLSSFRIVSFIEGLSYLVLLFIAMPIKYIGENPYPVKIVGMTHGVLFIVFAIALFFAMNRLNWNKVFGFQLFIYSLIPFGAFLIEKKVKERN